A genomic segment from Armatimonadota bacterium encodes:
- a CDS encoding ATP-binding protein has protein sequence MRSLRGRLILVLVLVAWLSVAVVGVVTARLTAQRFALYLRHSPMMRTMPGMEAMMRAMMGAPEQEFLRGVRRAIWTAAILGLVVAVAVGTLTARQLTRPLGRLAEAARRVARGDLTAHVEVESDDELGEVARTFNAMVAEIHRSEEDRRRLLADIAHELGTPLAALQANVEGMLDGVVQPTPAKLAALHTQIQLLARLVRDLRDLTLAQQGRLPLDRQLVDLAEVIRQVVDVTRPAAEEKGVVLTSAADGPLTVPADRERISQVLHNLLANAVRYTEAGGRIAVAARRQGSEVWVEVADTGVGIPASELPYVFDRFHRVDRSRSRSSGGAGLGLAIVKHLVEAHGGRVWVRSQVGRGSTFGFALPAAEAPTAPASPTGAEGREER, from the coding sequence ATGCGTAGTCTCCGGGGGCGGCTCATCCTGGTCCTGGTCCTGGTGGCCTGGCTGTCGGTGGCGGTGGTGGGGGTGGTGACCGCCCGCCTGACGGCCCAGCGGTTCGCCCTCTACCTGCGGCACAGCCCGATGATGCGCACGATGCCCGGCATGGAGGCGATGATGCGGGCCATGATGGGCGCGCCCGAGCAGGAGTTTCTCCGGGGGGTGCGCCGGGCCATCTGGACCGCTGCCATCCTGGGGCTGGTGGTGGCGGTGGCCGTGGGCACCCTGACCGCGCGCCAGCTGACCCGGCCCCTGGGGCGCCTGGCCGAAGCCGCCCGGCGGGTGGCGCGGGGGGACCTGACGGCCCACGTGGAGGTGGAGTCCGACGACGAGCTGGGCGAGGTGGCGCGGACCTTCAACGCCATGGTGGCCGAGATCCACCGCAGCGAGGAGGACCGCCGCCGGCTGCTGGCCGACATCGCCCACGAGCTGGGAACGCCCCTGGCCGCGCTTCAGGCCAACGTGGAAGGCATGCTGGACGGCGTGGTGCAGCCCACGCCCGCCAAGCTGGCCGCCCTGCACACCCAGATCCAGCTGCTGGCCCGCCTGGTCCGGGACCTGCGGGATCTCACCCTGGCCCAGCAGGGACGGCTGCCGCTGGACCGGCAGTTGGTGGATCTCGCCGAGGTGATCCGACAGGTGGTGGACGTGACCCGGCCCGCGGCCGAGGAAAAAGGCGTCGTTCTGACGTCCGCCGCCGACGGACCCCTGACGGTGCCCGCCGACCGTGAGCGCATCTCCCAGGTGCTGCACAACCTGCTGGCCAACGCCGTCCGCTACACCGAGGCGGGCGGGCGCATCGCGGTGGCGGCCCGCCGCCAGGGCTCCGAGGTGTGGGTCGAGGTCGCCGACACCGGCGTGGGCATCCCGGCCTCCGAGTTGCCCTACGTCTTCGACCGCTTCCACCGGGTGGATCGCTCGCGCTCGCGCAGCAGCGGGGGGGCGGGGCTGGGACTGGCCATCGTCAAGCACCTGGTGGAGGCCCACGGCGGGCGGGTGTGGGTCCGCAGCCAGGTGGGTCGCGGCAGCACGTTCGGGTTTGCGCTGCCCGCCGCCGAGGCCCCGACCGCTCCCGCGTCGCCGACGGGGGCCGAGGGGAGGGAGGAGAGATGA